A single Salmo salar chromosome ssa19, Ssal_v3.1, whole genome shotgun sequence DNA region contains:
- the LOC106579467 gene encoding MICOS complex subunit MIC27 isoform X2, translating into MTGTATVLAAREVKEKLAALSLSIVELPALYTTPEVQLNYVESRGGASGTGCGRAEEMGRAFHRPVSGNGSGCPGESRGSLQDFRAHCEHLHQDSESVGVVGFSGFLGLYLAKGSRVKRLVFPVGLMALSASMFYPQQATSLAKVCVCLPPLSLSLPNGKGCGFL; encoded by the exons ATGACGGGAACTGCAACTGTCCTGGCCGCTAGAGAGGTCAAGGAGAAACTGGCAGCTCTGAGTCTCAGTATTGTAGAG ctcCCGGCCCTCTACACTACTCCAGAGGTGCAGCTCAACTATGTGGAGTCAAGAGGCGGGGCCAGTGGAACAGGGTGTGGCCGAGCTGAGGAAATGGGCCGAGCCTTTCACCGACCAGTGTCAG GAAACGGGTCTGGTTGCCCTGGAGAAAGCAGAG GAAGTCTACAGGACTTTAGAGCCCACTGTGAGCACCTCCATCaggacagtgagag CGTCGGGGTGGTTGGCTTCTCTGGCTTCCTAGGACTGTACCTGGCCAAAG gttCCAGGGTGAAGAGGCTGGTGTTTCCTGTAGGGTTAATGGCTCTCAGTGCTTCCATGTTCTACCCCCAGCAGGCAACCTCCTTAGCcaaggtctgtgtgtgtcttccacccctttccctctctctccccaacggGAAGGGCTGTGGTTTCCTGTAG
- the LOC106579467 gene encoding MICOS complex subunit MIC27 isoform X1 produces the protein MSNFGKLVMAQLFSCAAVSGVLGLMTGTATVLAAREVKEKLAALSLSIVELPALYTTPEVQLNYVESRGGASGTGCGRAEEMGRAFHRPVSGNGSGCPGESRGSLQDFRAHCEHLHQDSESVGVVGFSGFLGLYLAKGSRVKRLVFPVGLMALSASMFYPQQATSLAKVCVCLPPLSLSLPNGKGCGFL, from the exons ATGTCAAACTTTGGGAAACTGGTAATGGCTCAACTTTTCTCTT GTGCCGCTGTGTCAGGTGTCCTGGGCTTGATGACGGGAACTGCAACTGTCCTGGCCGCTAGAGAGGTCAAGGAGAAACTGGCAGCTCTGAGTCTCAGTATTGTAGAG ctcCCGGCCCTCTACACTACTCCAGAGGTGCAGCTCAACTATGTGGAGTCAAGAGGCGGGGCCAGTGGAACAGGGTGTGGCCGAGCTGAGGAAATGGGCCGAGCCTTTCACCGACCAGTGTCAG GAAACGGGTCTGGTTGCCCTGGAGAAAGCAGAG GAAGTCTACAGGACTTTAGAGCCCACTGTGAGCACCTCCATCaggacagtgagag CGTCGGGGTGGTTGGCTTCTCTGGCTTCCTAGGACTGTACCTGGCCAAAG gttCCAGGGTGAAGAGGCTGGTGTTTCCTGTAGGGTTAATGGCTCTCAGTGCTTCCATGTTCTACCCCCAGCAGGCAACCTCCTTAGCcaaggtctgtgtgtgtcttccacccctttccctctctctccccaacggGAAGGGCTGTGGTTTCCTGTAG
- the klhl15 gene encoding kelch-like protein 15 isoform X3, producing MPVANQRCVMSGGEVEMYLSQVHDGSVSSGFRALYEERLLLDVTLLIEEHHFQAHKALLATQSDYFRVMFTADMRERDQDKIHMKGLTAAGFGHVLRFMYYGSLELSMVTVQEILQAAMYVQLTEVVEFCCSFLLSKICLENCAEVLRLLEDFSVGVEGVQEQLDNFLLENFVPLMSRPDFLSYLSLERLQAYLDSDALSRFPEIELYESVQAWLRHDRRRWRHTDTVVQSLRFCLMTAANVFEKVKTSEFYRYSRRLRQEVDQALGYFHDVNEQPLVETRSNRIRSVRPQTAVFRGMIGHSMVNSKILLLHKPKVWWELEGPQVPLRPDCLAIVNNFAFLLGGEELGPDGEFHASSKVYRYDPRQNSWLRMADMSVPRSEFAVGVIGKFIYAVAGRTRDETFYSTERYDITADRWEFVDPYPVNKYGHEGTVLNGKLYITGGITSSSTSKQVCVFDPGRDAGGGVCLAGLGGAGTTDTHRTRSARTPILPSTHTSCWENKSKMNYARCFHKMISHNGKLYVFGGVCVILRASFESQGCPSTEVYDPETDEWTILASMPIGRSGHGVAVLDRQIMVLGGLCYNGHYSDSILTFDPDDNKWKEDEYPRMPCKLDGLQVCTLHFPEYVLEHVRRCS from the exons ATGCCCGTGGCCAATCAGAG gtgtgtgaTGTCCGGGGGGGAGGTGGAGATGTACCTGTCCCAGGTGCATGATGGGAGCGTGTCCTCAGGGTTCCGGGCGCTCTACGAGGAGAGACTCCTATTGGACGTCACGCTGCTCATAGAGGAACACCACTTCCAG GCTCACAAGGCCCTGCTAGCGACCCAGAGTGACTACTTCCGGGTCATGTTCACagcagacatgagagagagagaccaggacaAGATCCACATGAAGGGGTTAACAGCTGCCGGCTTCGGCCACGTACTGAGGTTCATGTACTACGGTTCACTGGAGCTCAGCATGGTCACTGTGCAGGAGatactacag gCAGCCATGTACGTCCAGCTAACAGAGGTGGTAGAGTTCTGCTGTTCCTTCCTGCTGTCTAAGATCTGTCTGGAGAACTGTGCTGAAGTGCTGAGGCTGCTGGAGGACTTCAGCGTGGGGGTGGAGGGTGTGCAGGAGCAGCTCGACAACTTCCTGCTGGAGAACTTTGTTCCTCTGATGAGCAGACCTGACTTCCTGTCCTACCTCAGCCTGGAGAGACTGCAG gcgtACCTGGACAGTGATGCCCTGAGTCGCTTCCCAGAGATAGAGCTTTATGAGTCTGTCCAGGCCTGGCTACGACACGACCGTCGCCGctggagacacacagacactgtcGTCCAGTCTCTACGCTTCTGCCTCATGACTGCCGCTAACGTCTTCGAgaag gTGAAGACGTCAGAGTTCTATCGTTACTCTCGACGGCTGCGTCAGGAGGTGGACCAGGCTCTCGGCTACTTCCACGACGTCAATGAGCAGCCGCTGGTCGAGACGCGGTCCAACCGTATCCGCTCAGTCCGACCACAGACCGCCGTGTTCAGGGGCATGATCGGACACAGCATGGTCAACAGCAAGATCCTACTGCTGCACAAACCCAAG GTGTGGTGGGAGTTGGAAGGTCCCcaggtccctctccgtccagatTGCTTGGCCATCGTCAACAACTTTGCCTTCCTGTTGGGTGGGGAGGAGCTAGGGCCTGACGGGGAGTTCCACGCCTCCTCTAAAGTCTACCGCTACGACCCCCGGCAGAACTCCTGGCTACGCATGGCTGACATGTCTGTACCCAG GTCAGAGTTTGCAGTGGGGGTCATTGGTAAGTTCATCTACGCTGTTGCTGGCCGGACGCGGGACGAGACGTTCTACTCCACGGAGCGCTATGACATCACGGCGGACCGCTGGGAGTTTGTGGACCCGTACCCGGTCAACAAGTACGGCCACGAGGGCACAGTCTTAAACGGTAAACTCTATATCACCGGAGGAATCACATCCTCATCCACCtccaaacaggtgtgtgtgttcgaCCCTGGGCGAGACGCAGGGGGGGGTGTGTGTTTAGCGGGCTTGGGGGGAGCGGGAacgacggacacacacaggacgcgCTCAGCTCGCACCCCAATCCTCCCCAGCACCCACACCAGCTGCTGGGAGAACAAGTCGAAGATGAACTACGCTCGCTGCTTCCACAAGATGATCTCCCACAACGGGAAGCTGTACGTGTTCGGGGGGGTGTGTGTGATCCTCCGGGCGTCATTCGAGTCGCAGGGCTGCCCATCCACAGAGGTCTACGACCCTGAGACGGATGAGTGGACCATCCTGGCGTCGATGCCCATCGGGCGCAGTGGGCACGGTGTGGCGGTGCTGGACAGACAGATCATGGTGCTGGGGGGCCTCTGCTATAATGGACACTACTCTGACTCCATCCTTACCTTCGACCCCGACGACAACAAGTGGAAGGAAGACGAGTATCCCAGGATGCCTTGCAAACTGGACGGGCTGCAGGTGTGCACTCTACACTTCCCTGAGTACGTCCTGGAGCACGTCCGCCGCTGCAGCTGA
- the klhl15 gene encoding kelch-like protein 15 isoform X4: MSGGEVEMYLSQVHDGSVSSGFRALYEERLLLDVTLLIEEHHFQAHKALLATQSDYFRVMFTADMRERDQDKIHMKGLTAAGFGHVLRFMYYGSLELSMVTVQEILQAAMYVQLTEVVEFCCSFLLSKICLENCAEVLRLLEDFSVGVEGVQEQLDNFLLENFVPLMSRPDFLSYLSLERLQAYLDSDALSRFPEIELYESVQAWLRHDRRRWRHTDTVVQSLRFCLMTAANVFEKVKTSEFYRYSRRLRQEVDQALGYFHDVNEQPLVETRSNRIRSVRPQTAVFRGMIGHSMVNSKILLLHKPKVWWELEGPQVPLRPDCLAIVNNFAFLLGGEELGPDGEFHASSKVYRYDPRQNSWLRMADMSVPRSEFAVGVIGKFIYAVAGRTRDETFYSTERYDITADRWEFVDPYPVNKYGHEGTVLNGKLYITGGITSSSTSKQVCVFDPGRDAGGGVCLAGLGGAGTTDTHRTRSARTPILPSTHTSCWENKSKMNYARCFHKMISHNGKLYVFGGVCVILRASFESQGCPSTEVYDPETDEWTILASMPIGRSGHGVAVLDRQIMVLGGLCYNGHYSDSILTFDPDDNKWKEDEYPRMPCKLDGLQVCTLHFPEYVLEHVRRCS, translated from the exons aTGTCCGGGGGGGAGGTGGAGATGTACCTGTCCCAGGTGCATGATGGGAGCGTGTCCTCAGGGTTCCGGGCGCTCTACGAGGAGAGACTCCTATTGGACGTCACGCTGCTCATAGAGGAACACCACTTCCAG GCTCACAAGGCCCTGCTAGCGACCCAGAGTGACTACTTCCGGGTCATGTTCACagcagacatgagagagagagaccaggacaAGATCCACATGAAGGGGTTAACAGCTGCCGGCTTCGGCCACGTACTGAGGTTCATGTACTACGGTTCACTGGAGCTCAGCATGGTCACTGTGCAGGAGatactacag gCAGCCATGTACGTCCAGCTAACAGAGGTGGTAGAGTTCTGCTGTTCCTTCCTGCTGTCTAAGATCTGTCTGGAGAACTGTGCTGAAGTGCTGAGGCTGCTGGAGGACTTCAGCGTGGGGGTGGAGGGTGTGCAGGAGCAGCTCGACAACTTCCTGCTGGAGAACTTTGTTCCTCTGATGAGCAGACCTGACTTCCTGTCCTACCTCAGCCTGGAGAGACTGCAG gcgtACCTGGACAGTGATGCCCTGAGTCGCTTCCCAGAGATAGAGCTTTATGAGTCTGTCCAGGCCTGGCTACGACACGACCGTCGCCGctggagacacacagacactgtcGTCCAGTCTCTACGCTTCTGCCTCATGACTGCCGCTAACGTCTTCGAgaag gTGAAGACGTCAGAGTTCTATCGTTACTCTCGACGGCTGCGTCAGGAGGTGGACCAGGCTCTCGGCTACTTCCACGACGTCAATGAGCAGCCGCTGGTCGAGACGCGGTCCAACCGTATCCGCTCAGTCCGACCACAGACCGCCGTGTTCAGGGGCATGATCGGACACAGCATGGTCAACAGCAAGATCCTACTGCTGCACAAACCCAAG GTGTGGTGGGAGTTGGAAGGTCCCcaggtccctctccgtccagatTGCTTGGCCATCGTCAACAACTTTGCCTTCCTGTTGGGTGGGGAGGAGCTAGGGCCTGACGGGGAGTTCCACGCCTCCTCTAAAGTCTACCGCTACGACCCCCGGCAGAACTCCTGGCTACGCATGGCTGACATGTCTGTACCCAG GTCAGAGTTTGCAGTGGGGGTCATTGGTAAGTTCATCTACGCTGTTGCTGGCCGGACGCGGGACGAGACGTTCTACTCCACGGAGCGCTATGACATCACGGCGGACCGCTGGGAGTTTGTGGACCCGTACCCGGTCAACAAGTACGGCCACGAGGGCACAGTCTTAAACGGTAAACTCTATATCACCGGAGGAATCACATCCTCATCCACCtccaaacaggtgtgtgtgttcgaCCCTGGGCGAGACGCAGGGGGGGGTGTGTGTTTAGCGGGCTTGGGGGGAGCGGGAacgacggacacacacaggacgcgCTCAGCTCGCACCCCAATCCTCCCCAGCACCCACACCAGCTGCTGGGAGAACAAGTCGAAGATGAACTACGCTCGCTGCTTCCACAAGATGATCTCCCACAACGGGAAGCTGTACGTGTTCGGGGGGGTGTGTGTGATCCTCCGGGCGTCATTCGAGTCGCAGGGCTGCCCATCCACAGAGGTCTACGACCCTGAGACGGATGAGTGGACCATCCTGGCGTCGATGCCCATCGGGCGCAGTGGGCACGGTGTGGCGGTGCTGGACAGACAGATCATGGTGCTGGGGGGCCTCTGCTATAATGGACACTACTCTGACTCCATCCTTACCTTCGACCCCGACGACAACAAGTGGAAGGAAGACGAGTATCCCAGGATGCCTTGCAAACTGGACGGGCTGCAGGTGTGCACTCTACACTTCCCTGAGTACGTCCTGGAGCACGTCCGCCGCTGCAGCTGA
- the klhl15 gene encoding kelch-like protein 15 isoform X1 — translation MSEGARSAWSKRGCGDLQRRECFSLSLDQGKHKQRKCERPLSLLSAKLETGLEAPKRCVMSGGEVEMYLSQVHDGSVSSGFRALYEERLLLDVTLLIEEHHFQAHKALLATQSDYFRVMFTADMRERDQDKIHMKGLTAAGFGHVLRFMYYGSLELSMVTVQEILQAAMYVQLTEVVEFCCSFLLSKICLENCAEVLRLLEDFSVGVEGVQEQLDNFLLENFVPLMSRPDFLSYLSLERLQAYLDSDALSRFPEIELYESVQAWLRHDRRRWRHTDTVVQSLRFCLMTAANVFEKVKTSEFYRYSRRLRQEVDQALGYFHDVNEQPLVETRSNRIRSVRPQTAVFRGMIGHSMVNSKILLLHKPKVWWELEGPQVPLRPDCLAIVNNFAFLLGGEELGPDGEFHASSKVYRYDPRQNSWLRMADMSVPRSEFAVGVIGKFIYAVAGRTRDETFYSTERYDITADRWEFVDPYPVNKYGHEGTVLNGKLYITGGITSSSTSKQVCVFDPGRDAGGGVCLAGLGGAGTTDTHRTRSARTPILPSTHTSCWENKSKMNYARCFHKMISHNGKLYVFGGVCVILRASFESQGCPSTEVYDPETDEWTILASMPIGRSGHGVAVLDRQIMVLGGLCYNGHYSDSILTFDPDDNKWKEDEYPRMPCKLDGLQVCTLHFPEYVLEHVRRCS, via the exons ATGTCAGAAGGAGCCAGGTCTGCCTGGTCAAAGAGGGGTTGTGGGGACTTGCAGCGCCGAG AATGTTTTTCTCTGTCTCTAGATCAGGGCAAACATAAACAGAGGAAATGTGAGCGTCCCCTCAGCCTGCTGTCAGCTAAGCTCGAGACTGGCCTCGAGGCCCCCAAAAG gtgtgtgaTGTCCGGGGGGGAGGTGGAGATGTACCTGTCCCAGGTGCATGATGGGAGCGTGTCCTCAGGGTTCCGGGCGCTCTACGAGGAGAGACTCCTATTGGACGTCACGCTGCTCATAGAGGAACACCACTTCCAG GCTCACAAGGCCCTGCTAGCGACCCAGAGTGACTACTTCCGGGTCATGTTCACagcagacatgagagagagagaccaggacaAGATCCACATGAAGGGGTTAACAGCTGCCGGCTTCGGCCACGTACTGAGGTTCATGTACTACGGTTCACTGGAGCTCAGCATGGTCACTGTGCAGGAGatactacag gCAGCCATGTACGTCCAGCTAACAGAGGTGGTAGAGTTCTGCTGTTCCTTCCTGCTGTCTAAGATCTGTCTGGAGAACTGTGCTGAAGTGCTGAGGCTGCTGGAGGACTTCAGCGTGGGGGTGGAGGGTGTGCAGGAGCAGCTCGACAACTTCCTGCTGGAGAACTTTGTTCCTCTGATGAGCAGACCTGACTTCCTGTCCTACCTCAGCCTGGAGAGACTGCAG gcgtACCTGGACAGTGATGCCCTGAGTCGCTTCCCAGAGATAGAGCTTTATGAGTCTGTCCAGGCCTGGCTACGACACGACCGTCGCCGctggagacacacagacactgtcGTCCAGTCTCTACGCTTCTGCCTCATGACTGCCGCTAACGTCTTCGAgaag gTGAAGACGTCAGAGTTCTATCGTTACTCTCGACGGCTGCGTCAGGAGGTGGACCAGGCTCTCGGCTACTTCCACGACGTCAATGAGCAGCCGCTGGTCGAGACGCGGTCCAACCGTATCCGCTCAGTCCGACCACAGACCGCCGTGTTCAGGGGCATGATCGGACACAGCATGGTCAACAGCAAGATCCTACTGCTGCACAAACCCAAG GTGTGGTGGGAGTTGGAAGGTCCCcaggtccctctccgtccagatTGCTTGGCCATCGTCAACAACTTTGCCTTCCTGTTGGGTGGGGAGGAGCTAGGGCCTGACGGGGAGTTCCACGCCTCCTCTAAAGTCTACCGCTACGACCCCCGGCAGAACTCCTGGCTACGCATGGCTGACATGTCTGTACCCAG GTCAGAGTTTGCAGTGGGGGTCATTGGTAAGTTCATCTACGCTGTTGCTGGCCGGACGCGGGACGAGACGTTCTACTCCACGGAGCGCTATGACATCACGGCGGACCGCTGGGAGTTTGTGGACCCGTACCCGGTCAACAAGTACGGCCACGAGGGCACAGTCTTAAACGGTAAACTCTATATCACCGGAGGAATCACATCCTCATCCACCtccaaacaggtgtgtgtgttcgaCCCTGGGCGAGACGCAGGGGGGGGTGTGTGTTTAGCGGGCTTGGGGGGAGCGGGAacgacggacacacacaggacgcgCTCAGCTCGCACCCCAATCCTCCCCAGCACCCACACCAGCTGCTGGGAGAACAAGTCGAAGATGAACTACGCTCGCTGCTTCCACAAGATGATCTCCCACAACGGGAAGCTGTACGTGTTCGGGGGGGTGTGTGTGATCCTCCGGGCGTCATTCGAGTCGCAGGGCTGCCCATCCACAGAGGTCTACGACCCTGAGACGGATGAGTGGACCATCCTGGCGTCGATGCCCATCGGGCGCAGTGGGCACGGTGTGGCGGTGCTGGACAGACAGATCATGGTGCTGGGGGGCCTCTGCTATAATGGACACTACTCTGACTCCATCCTTACCTTCGACCCCGACGACAACAAGTGGAAGGAAGACGAGTATCCCAGGATGCCTTGCAAACTGGACGGGCTGCAGGTGTGCACTCTACACTTCCCTGAGTACGTCCTGGAGCACGTCCGCCGCTGCAGCTGA
- the klhl15 gene encoding kelch-like protein 15 isoform X2 has product MSEGARSAWSKRGCGDLQRRDQGKHKQRKCERPLSLLSAKLETGLEAPKRCVMSGGEVEMYLSQVHDGSVSSGFRALYEERLLLDVTLLIEEHHFQAHKALLATQSDYFRVMFTADMRERDQDKIHMKGLTAAGFGHVLRFMYYGSLELSMVTVQEILQAAMYVQLTEVVEFCCSFLLSKICLENCAEVLRLLEDFSVGVEGVQEQLDNFLLENFVPLMSRPDFLSYLSLERLQAYLDSDALSRFPEIELYESVQAWLRHDRRRWRHTDTVVQSLRFCLMTAANVFEKVKTSEFYRYSRRLRQEVDQALGYFHDVNEQPLVETRSNRIRSVRPQTAVFRGMIGHSMVNSKILLLHKPKVWWELEGPQVPLRPDCLAIVNNFAFLLGGEELGPDGEFHASSKVYRYDPRQNSWLRMADMSVPRSEFAVGVIGKFIYAVAGRTRDETFYSTERYDITADRWEFVDPYPVNKYGHEGTVLNGKLYITGGITSSSTSKQVCVFDPGRDAGGGVCLAGLGGAGTTDTHRTRSARTPILPSTHTSCWENKSKMNYARCFHKMISHNGKLYVFGGVCVILRASFESQGCPSTEVYDPETDEWTILASMPIGRSGHGVAVLDRQIMVLGGLCYNGHYSDSILTFDPDDNKWKEDEYPRMPCKLDGLQVCTLHFPEYVLEHVRRCS; this is encoded by the exons ATGTCAGAAGGAGCCAGGTCTGCCTGGTCAAAGAGGGGTTGTGGGGACTTGCAGCGCCGAG ATCAGGGCAAACATAAACAGAGGAAATGTGAGCGTCCCCTCAGCCTGCTGTCAGCTAAGCTCGAGACTGGCCTCGAGGCCCCCAAAAG gtgtgtgaTGTCCGGGGGGGAGGTGGAGATGTACCTGTCCCAGGTGCATGATGGGAGCGTGTCCTCAGGGTTCCGGGCGCTCTACGAGGAGAGACTCCTATTGGACGTCACGCTGCTCATAGAGGAACACCACTTCCAG GCTCACAAGGCCCTGCTAGCGACCCAGAGTGACTACTTCCGGGTCATGTTCACagcagacatgagagagagagaccaggacaAGATCCACATGAAGGGGTTAACAGCTGCCGGCTTCGGCCACGTACTGAGGTTCATGTACTACGGTTCACTGGAGCTCAGCATGGTCACTGTGCAGGAGatactacag gCAGCCATGTACGTCCAGCTAACAGAGGTGGTAGAGTTCTGCTGTTCCTTCCTGCTGTCTAAGATCTGTCTGGAGAACTGTGCTGAAGTGCTGAGGCTGCTGGAGGACTTCAGCGTGGGGGTGGAGGGTGTGCAGGAGCAGCTCGACAACTTCCTGCTGGAGAACTTTGTTCCTCTGATGAGCAGACCTGACTTCCTGTCCTACCTCAGCCTGGAGAGACTGCAG gcgtACCTGGACAGTGATGCCCTGAGTCGCTTCCCAGAGATAGAGCTTTATGAGTCTGTCCAGGCCTGGCTACGACACGACCGTCGCCGctggagacacacagacactgtcGTCCAGTCTCTACGCTTCTGCCTCATGACTGCCGCTAACGTCTTCGAgaag gTGAAGACGTCAGAGTTCTATCGTTACTCTCGACGGCTGCGTCAGGAGGTGGACCAGGCTCTCGGCTACTTCCACGACGTCAATGAGCAGCCGCTGGTCGAGACGCGGTCCAACCGTATCCGCTCAGTCCGACCACAGACCGCCGTGTTCAGGGGCATGATCGGACACAGCATGGTCAACAGCAAGATCCTACTGCTGCACAAACCCAAG GTGTGGTGGGAGTTGGAAGGTCCCcaggtccctctccgtccagatTGCTTGGCCATCGTCAACAACTTTGCCTTCCTGTTGGGTGGGGAGGAGCTAGGGCCTGACGGGGAGTTCCACGCCTCCTCTAAAGTCTACCGCTACGACCCCCGGCAGAACTCCTGGCTACGCATGGCTGACATGTCTGTACCCAG GTCAGAGTTTGCAGTGGGGGTCATTGGTAAGTTCATCTACGCTGTTGCTGGCCGGACGCGGGACGAGACGTTCTACTCCACGGAGCGCTATGACATCACGGCGGACCGCTGGGAGTTTGTGGACCCGTACCCGGTCAACAAGTACGGCCACGAGGGCACAGTCTTAAACGGTAAACTCTATATCACCGGAGGAATCACATCCTCATCCACCtccaaacaggtgtgtgtgttcgaCCCTGGGCGAGACGCAGGGGGGGGTGTGTGTTTAGCGGGCTTGGGGGGAGCGGGAacgacggacacacacaggacgcgCTCAGCTCGCACCCCAATCCTCCCCAGCACCCACACCAGCTGCTGGGAGAACAAGTCGAAGATGAACTACGCTCGCTGCTTCCACAAGATGATCTCCCACAACGGGAAGCTGTACGTGTTCGGGGGGGTGTGTGTGATCCTCCGGGCGTCATTCGAGTCGCAGGGCTGCCCATCCACAGAGGTCTACGACCCTGAGACGGATGAGTGGACCATCCTGGCGTCGATGCCCATCGGGCGCAGTGGGCACGGTGTGGCGGTGCTGGACAGACAGATCATGGTGCTGGGGGGCCTCTGCTATAATGGACACTACTCTGACTCCATCCTTACCTTCGACCCCGACGACAACAAGTGGAAGGAAGACGAGTATCCCAGGATGCCTTGCAAACTGGACGGGCTGCAGGTGTGCACTCTACACTTCCCTGAGTACGTCCTGGAGCACGTCCGCCGCTGCAGCTGA